Below is a genomic region from Triticum dicoccoides isolate Atlit2015 ecotype Zavitan chromosome 5A, WEW_v2.0, whole genome shotgun sequence.
CTATCACATCATGGCTGCTTGTTTCACAGTGCTTTTAAAAAAGCAGCATCTTATAAACTATTTTGCCCCCCTAAAACCTACTTGTGCTTCTGATTAATCTGTCAGGGAAGACTTCAGTTCGGGCTGTAGATTGTGATTCGACTCCCCTGTTGTTTACAGACCTGCGGATTTTTTCTGATGTTGTAGAGGCAAATTTATTGCTTCCTTATTCTTCAGTAGTGGTGGTGGAGCAGTTCTGTAGTTTTTTCAGTTAGATGCAATAGTTCATTTTGATGCATATGCTGTAATAATGTTATAATGCACTTTGCCTTCCACTCCACATGTTGTGGAAAAAGATTAGTGAGTTAATGTTCAGTTCATCTCTCTGTGTTCTGACTTAGTGCATCTTTGCAATGGTTTTAGATATGGCACCACGAGGAAGATCTCCGAAGCATGTGTGCAACAAGTGCTATAAGAACTTTCCTTCAGGGAGGGCTCTTGGAGGCCACATGTCACTCCACTGGCGCAAAGTGAAGCAGCCAAAGGGAACACCAAGCCCTCCTGCCACTGTTGTCGACTTGAATGTGTCGCTGCTGAGTCCAAGTGATGAGGAGATTTTGCTGTGGTTCTCAGGAACACAATGCCAGCTGTGCTCAAAGGTGTTCTCTGCCTGCGATTCTCTGAGGAAGCACATGAGAGAGCATGGGGAGAAGAACGTCCTGAGTAAGCCCGTCGAAGAAGCAGCTGGGCTGATGGAAGCTCGGGCCATTGCTGGTGGTGGCTGCAATGTCCTGTTATCCCCTGTGAAGCGCAAGCGGTCAAAGAGGGGGGCACCACCACTCAAGTTTAATGAGATGGATGCTGCAGCCTCTCTCCTGCTGCTTTCAGAGCATTCTAGCAAGATTTCAGCTAATGAAGATTGCTATACAGAAGTTATGGACAGTTTGCCCCCCAATGTGTCGAAGGATGTGAAGCTGAATGCTTTTGGTCATCAACTGGTTCGATCTGCTGAGTTCAAGAAGCCGAAAGGTTGCAAGTGTTCATCTTATGATATTTGCTATGGGCAATGTGTTATGGACACCAACTTGATCCCCAATGTTGCCAAGGAAAAAACTTTGATCCCTAACATTGCCAAGAATTCAGCTTGTGAGGATTGCTTTGGACAATGTGAGAAGGACAGCAGCTTGATCCCCAATGTTGACAAGAAGGAAAGAAGTTTGATCGCCAATATTCCTGAGAAggacaacaccttgatctccattgttctTGAGGAGGTAGAGCTGAATGTGCTTGATCATGTGCTGGCTGGAGATGCTGAGCTTAGGAAGAAGCAAAGAACTGACAATTCAGTTGAGATGAAGTGTGCTGATCTTTCAGCTGCAGTGAAGGTCAAGAGGCACCAGTGTAATGCCTGTGGGAAGTCATTTGGGTCAGGGTCAGCGTTGGGAGGCCACATGAGGTGGCACCTTCCTAGATCCAATGATCGCCGTCATGGGTTCGCCGAAAGCCCTGATTCTGTTGTGATGAAAGAGCAAAAGCAGAAGCTTGAATTGGGCGCCAAGTTTCTTGATCTCCGACTTCCAGGTCTCACTGACATCACTATTTTCTCGGGCTTGAAATCTGAACCTGAGCCGTGGCGTGTTGCAAGCAGTGTTCACTGAGCCAATGCCGATGCACACAGTCATCTGAACTGCTACAGTCCCTTCACTTTTGTGTATAGTCAATCAGCCTGATAGCAAAACTTCCAATTTGTCCATTTGTAAATAGTCACAAGCTTTGCACTGATCCTTCTCTTGACCGGCAAATTTTCATGGCAGTAAAGGCCAAGGATCTTATGCAGTTGCTTGGTTGCTGCACAGTACAGCACCTTTGCTCAGTTGAATGCACAAGCATGAGATTGTGTCATTCAGCACTAACTAATGATCTGGAGTTGCCTAACTGCCATATACTCTCTCCTTGCACACATTTGTTTCTGTAAATGTTCATATCTTGAAATGGTTCTGCAATAAAAGAGAAGCTGGTCAGAATTTTTTCAATTTGTTAATGTATTTGTTTGCTCTGTTGGTTTTTGGATGTGTTAGCAATAAATAAATAATCACTGCTCTGATTGTCACTGCCGTGGCACTGTCAACGGCATGCATTATGGCATTGGTTTTTGTGTTCAGTTCAACTGGTTTCTTGTGAACGAGGCATTCTGCTATGCTCCCTGGACTGAAAATCTGGATTTGCGGTCGTCTGTGCCAAGTTTGCATTTCCTTGATGTGGTTTGCTGCAGTTCTCTTATCTTCCTGTTTTTGGTGGTTTGTTGCTGAAATTCTTGCCTGTGTGCAGCTGATGGTAAGTGCAGTGATCCTGCTGCCCCTAATTTGGTTCAGGTCATGGACTGCACCGGGAATGCATGTCCTGATGTTCCAGTCCCAGAGTGATGATAGACTAACTGTATTTGAATATTTTCAGACACAGAGATCTTCTGCAATGGATTTGTTGATGCGCACAGATTTATTTCCTCCTTCTCTATCACTTCACCAAGTCCGACGACCTTCATCTGCATGTGTCCCATGAAAAATGGTTAAAATATGCATAGCACTCGCCTGATAATGGGTTCTACACCATTGCTTCCAAGGTACCGCAATCCGATTGAAGTGTAGTCTCTTTGCCTCCAGCCCTGTTGGTAAGAAGTGCGATTTACACTGAGAAAATCGAAGTTACCGAGAAAGTTGGTGTTTAGGCTACTGATCAAACGAGGAACACACAAAAACTACTGCTCCCTCCCCGAAAACAAGGCCCTaactttccccctcttttctcAAAAACACTACTACTCCCCCTTGGCCTTCGCCAACAGAGCGAACCTATGTCTCTCCAATTCCACGAGGTCGACTCACATAGCTCGCCTGACACTCCTTGCATGTGCAAGATGCTCACCGTCGGTCAAGCGACAAGCCCCAACCGGATGCACCACCAACGACTCCATGCTCACCACATCATTGACTGTTCTAGAACAACCACACAACCACTGACCCAGTGCTCCCATCGCAAGATTAAACTCCACGACAATGCTTCCAACGAAGTAATGATGCCTCGGGCGGCACCATCACACACGGTTTTCACTAGGAGACAAGATTTTCAGTTGGGAAAGGTATTGGTTACCCTGTGTGATGCCTTCAACAAGGAAAACCACACCCAAAGGCATCGTTCACCAACAGCCCCGACTGAAGTGGAGCAGGACTTACGTCCGGAGAACCGACGACCTATGCCCGGAACGACGTCTCcaaacacaccaccaccaccacacaaagAACTAGCAAATGCGCTGCAACACAAAGCACTGGCCAGAGCACCACGGATGGTGCTAGCCTAGGAAGAAGGTCTA
It encodes:
- the LOC119299578 gene encoding uncharacterized protein LOC119299578, which codes for MAPRGRSPKHVCNKCYKNFPSGRALGGHMSLHWRKVKQPKGTPSPPATVVDLNVSLLSPSDEEILLWFSGTQCQLCSKVFSACDSLRKHMREHGEKNVLSKPVEEAAGLMEARAIAGGGCNVLLSPVKRKRSKRGAPPLKFNEMDAAASLLLLSEHSSKISANEDCYTEVMDSLPPNVSKDVKLNAFGHQLVRSAEFKKPKGCKCSSYDICYGQCVMDTNLIPNVAKEKTLIPNIAKNSACEDCFGQCEKDSSLIPNVDKKERSLIANIPEKDNTLISIVLEEVELNVLDHVLAGDAELRKKQRTDNSVEMKCADLSAAVKVKRHQCNACGKSFGSGSALGGHMRWHLPRSNDRRHGFAESPDSVVMKEQKQKLELGAKFLDLRLPGLTDITIFSGLKSEPEPWRVASSVH